One Oncorhynchus keta strain PuntledgeMale-10-30-2019 chromosome 11, Oket_V2, whole genome shotgun sequence DNA window includes the following coding sequences:
- the LOC118389921 gene encoding 40S ribosomal protein S3, with amino-acid sequence MAVQISKKRKFVADGIFKAELNEFLTRELAEDGYSGVEVRVTPTRTEIIILATRTQNVLGEKGRRIRELTAVVQKRFGFPEGSVELYAEKVATRGLCAIAQAESLRYKLLGGLAVRRACYGVLRFIMESGSKGCEVVVSGKLRGQRAKSMKFVDGLMIHSGDPVNYYVDTAVRHVLLRQGVLGIKVKIMLPWDPSGKIGPKKPLPDHVSIVEPKDEQVPSTPISEQKGAKPEAAVVAPATPVPTA; translated from the exons ATGGCGGTGCAAATTTCCAAGAAGAGAAAG TTTGTCGCTGATGGTATCTTCAAAGCTGAACTGAACGAGTTCCTCACAAGAGAGCTGGCTGAGGATGGCTACTCAGGTGTGGAGGTTCGTGTCACCCCAACTAGAACTGAAATCATCATCTTGGCTACCAG GACACAGAACGTGCTTGGTGAGAAGGGGCGTCGTATACGTGAGCTGACTGCAGTGGTCCAGAAGAGGTTTGGCTTCCCCGAGGGCAGTGTGGAG CTGTATGCTGAGAAGGTTGCCACTCGTGGTCTTTGTGCCATTGCCCAGGCAGAGTCTCTGCGCTACAAGCTTCTCGGGGGTCTCGCTGTCCGCAG GGCCTGCTATGGTGTCCTACGGTTCATCATGGAGAGCGGGTCCAAGGGTTGCGAGGTGGTGGTCTCTGGAAAACTCAGGGGCCAGAGGGCCAAGTCCATGAAGTTTGTGGATGGCCTCATGATCCACAGTGGAGACCCCGTTAACTACTACGTCGACACCGCTGTCCGCCACGTGCTCCTCCGCCAAG GTGTGCTGGGGATTAAGGTGAAAATCATGCTGCCCTGGGATCCCAGCGGTAAGATTGGCCCCAAGAAACCTCTCCCTGACCACGTGAGCATCGTGGAGCCCAAGGACGAGCAGGTCCCCTCAACGCCCATCTCTGAGCAGAAGGGAGCCAAGCCGGAGGCCGCTGTCGTCGCACCTGCCACACCCGTCCCAACAGCATAA